CGGCCCTCGCTTTCGTAATACAGCCCGAGGTTCTGATGGGGCCGCACCCTGCCCGGACTTTTCCGGGCCGCGTCCTCCCAGAGGGCGGTCTCGCTGGCCCAAACGAGGTTCCGCTGAAAGGTTGCCGTAGAAAACACGGCAACGCACGCGGCGAGCAGGACACGGAGGACGACGGGCGAGAATGCCTTTACGCGCGAATACCTCCGGGCCGCAAAGGATGCGAGAGAAACAACGGCCGCCAGCATGCCGACCGAGGGGAGGTAGAGGCGATATTCGGCCACCAGCTCGCCGAGAGGGATGACGCTGGATTCCACGGAAAGGGTGATAAAGAACCAGGCAATCCCGAACGCCGCAAACCTGAGCTCCGGATATGCCCTGTTCCGCCGGGATAGTGCGTAGAGAAAGGCTCCCAGCAGGAAAAGCGCCAGCAGCGCCAGGAACGAGGCAAGCACCGGCAACGCGAACAGAGAGTGGTACACCGGCACATCGTGGTCCACGTTTTGACCGGCGGGCACGAACAGGAGCCGGAGGTAGAGCATGATCACACGGAACTGGGTGAGCAGATAGTCGGTGCGGGAGATGTTGGTCACATCGGCCGCGGTAAAGGTGCGCATGGTGCTGTCCAGGGCGCTCAGCGAACCCTGCTTGAAGAACACCAGCGCCGGGATGATCGCCAGCGTGACCGCGAAGGGCGCCAGGACCTTCACGCGGTCCCGCGCCTTCCCGTCCAGAAAGGACAGCTCGTAGAGCGCGATGACAACGGGCAGGGTAACGGTGAACTCCTTGGTCAGCATGGCTGCGACGGCGGCCAGAAGCGACCCCGCATATGCGCCAAAGCGCCTGGACCCCGGCAGGCCGGTCCGGGCCTTGATATAGAGCAGCAGGGACAGGAGGAAGAAGCATGCCGCCAGCGAGGTGAATCGCTGGGTCAGATAGGTGACGGCCTGGGTCTGGAGGGGATGGCTTACGAACAGCAGCGCAGGGGCAGCCGCCATGAGCCCGCGGAGGGCCTCGTCGTCCCGTGGTCCCCACGCGGCAAAGAAGGGGGTGTTGAACGTGGCCGCGATGATCAGGTAGACCAGCACGGCACAGGCGATATGGATCATCAGGTTGACGACATGGTAGCCAACGACGTGCAGGCCGTGGAGCTGATAGTTGACGGCAAAGGAAAGATATCCCACGATGCGCGTCGTGAAGGCATACCGCAGGGCGATCGGGAGGGCGGTGGGGGACCGCTCGAAAAGACTGTCGACGGCGGCGGGATGAAAAATGAAGTGGAACGACCTGATCGCGGGATTGTTGACGATATAACTGTCGTCATCGAACTGAAAGGGCACGGTGAAGCTGTTCGCATAGGCCAGCAGCCCGACGAGGAGGATGAGAACGATGACCGTTACCTGGTGAGTCAGGAAGTTTCTGCGCATTGGCCTCTCGTGCCGCCCCAGGGCACACCGCGGCATCACCGCAGGAGATTGTACTTGATGATGCACCTGAGCGCGGAGAACCCGTCCTTCCAGCTGATCTTCTTGCCTTCCGCATAGGTCCTGCCGGCATAGGAGATCCCCGTTTCATAGACCCTGAGCTTGAGTTTGGCGATCTTCGCGGTGATCTCCGGTTCGAATCCGAACCGGTTTTCCTCGATCGATATTTTATCAAAGATCTCCCGCTTGAACGCCTTGTAGCAGGTTTCCATGTCCGTGAGCGTCATATTGCTCAGCATGTTGGAAAGAAGCGTGAGGAACTTGTTGCCGACCATGTGCCAGAAGAAGAGCACCCTGCGGTAATCGCCGGTGACGAAACGGGAGCCGAACACCACGTCTGCCTTGCCCTCGAGGATCGGCTGGATCAGCTTCGGGTACTGCCCGGGGTCGTATTCGAGGTCTGCATCCTGGATGACGACGATGTCCCCCGTTGCATGCCGCAGGCCGGTCCTCAGGGCGGCACCCTTGCCCATGTTGCGCTGATGCAGAACCACCGAGACCATGTCGTCGGCCAGCCCGCGGATGATCTCACGGGTGCCGTCGCAGGAGCAATCATCGACGATGATGATCTCCTTAGGCACCTTGACGGCCTTGACACGGTCGACGAGCTGCTCGATGGTCGTCTTTTCGTTGTACACGGGAATTACCACTGACAGTTTCATTCTGTGCATCCTCGCTGTTATCTCTGAATGGGGGTCCCTGCCGATGACGGCAGCTGTCCGTGCGGCTCTTCCGGGCGCGCGGTTTGGCCCAGATCGAACAGCAGCCAGCTGTCGGAGTAGAGCATTTTCTTTACGCCCGGGTCCCGGCTCAACTGATAGAAAAGCTCGTTGTTCTGGGCGATATGAAGGCCCAGTACATAGCGTGCGCCAAAATACCGCCGGATGGCATCTGCCGCATCGGGCTGCGCCTCGTGGCAGATCCGGTACCACAGACGGTAGCGCTCCGGGTCCTTTCGATAGAAGAGCGTCGGGTCGAGGGCGACCATGAACCGCCGGTCAGGCAGGGTCAGCAGGAGCCATCCCGTATGGTCCCAATCGGGTGTGAATATCTGGGCGCCCTCGGGGATCTGCTGCCGCAGATAGGACGCGACGTCTGCCGGCATCTCGTTCGGCCTCTGTGTCAGCCCTGCGAAGAACCCGGCCCCCATCCCCAGTGTCAGCACCGCCGAAGCACCGATGACCGCCGGTGAAAAGAACCGCCAGGCGATCAGGCGTGAGGCGAGCGCGGCCGCGGCAACGGAAAAGGGGACGAAATATTCCACGAACCGCCCCGACCTGGCCGTGAGCACGCAGAAGCCGAGCGATGCCAGGGAAAAGGCCATCAGGACAATGTCCGTCCGCCGGGCTTTCCAGGCTCCCCAGGCCGCGAACACGGTCATGAGCACGCTTGCGCCGAGCCCGCCCGCCCACGCGGCAACGGGCAGGGGCTCGAGCTCTGCTCCCAGGTCGAAGCCCTGCTGGCCCATCCAGGAATTCCTGAAAAGGACATCGGCCATATGGATCCAATTGACGGCCAGCAGGTTCGCCGTATCGGGGTGGACCGCAACCCCTGCTGTAATGCCTGCGGCAGCAATTGCCGCGGGCTTCCAGCTGGCACGCCCTTCCGAAAGAAAACGGGCTGTCTCTGCCGCGATCAGGAGCAGGCAGGGAAGCTGCCAAAAGGCCACGTAGACCCAGGGGTACAGGGCCGACAGTGCCGCGAGTACGATATACCTGCCGCGTACGGCCGCCCAAAGGAATACCAGCGCCAGGGCGATGGAAAGCAGGTGCGGACGGACCAGCACGAAGCGATAGATGAATATGACCGAACTCAGCAGGGGAGCAAGCGCCCAGAGCCCGGCATAGCGAACGCCCTCCCGGCGGAGCACGAAATAAAGGGAGGAAAGCAGCGCCGCTCCGGCCAGCGTGCCGATGATCTGCGATGCAACGACCCAGTCGAGTCCGGCGACCGGGACAAAGAGCAGATGAAAAAGCAGCTCTTTGTCCGCGTACCGGTCGGACAACAGGCTGAACGGCGTCCAGGGGAATGCATGCAGGAGCCCGTGCTCCCGCATCAGCCGTCCGACAGCGGCATGGTACGCGGTGTCGTTGTCCCACGGATAAGGAATGCTGCGCTGCAGTGCGCCCGCCGCCAGCACGTACAGCGTGGTCCAGCCAAGAGCCGGCCAGGGGTGTTGCTCCCGCCGCGCGCCCGTCCTCTCAGGAGGTGCCTGGTGCACGTCTTTCCCTCTCCCTCGCCGGGAGACCCGGCCCCAAGAAAAGCGGCGCCTCTCGCGTTTGGCGACCGGACAGCCTACTTATGCTCGGTTTCCAACGCATAGATCCCCACGCGGTTGTTGCCGCGGTCTGCGATGAAGACCTCTCCCTTCCCGTTGATGCAGATGTCCGCAGGATACCGGAGCTCTCCCTCCTTCCAGCCCATCCTCAGCTTGCGGCCCTTGATGGCTCCGTCCTTGCCGAGGACCAGGACGCTCCCGCTGTTCTGGTCGACGACATAGAGGAACCGCTTGTCCGCTGCAATGGACGTGGGGAACGCGACGTAGTCGTGCAGCCCCTTGGTCAGCGGAGCGTATTCCTTGTCGTTCGGGCCGGCCGCATAGACGACGGCTGCCACGCTGTCGAGGACGAAGATCGTGCCCTGGGGGTCGACGGCCACGTCCGAGAAGAACCCGTGCTTTGCCGGAAGCGGCAGCTGCCGCTGGAACTTGCCCTCGGCGTCCACAACGACCACGCGGGCGGAAAAGATGTCGAGGATGGCGAGGGAATCGTCCGGCCCCACGGCAAAGTTCTTGGGAATCCACGCGGCCGGCGCAGGAATGCCCTGGGGCTGCACATCTCCTTTGGGCTCGCCCTGCGGGCCGAAGTGCAGGATCTTCCGCTGTTTGCCGTCGAGTACGAAAAGGTCCCCTTTCGAGTTCAGCCGCACATGCAGCGGATAGGGAACCTTGATCTCCGCCCCCGGCTTGAGCGACCCCTCCTGCACGGTAAAGGGCTGGAGGCGGCCGCGTGCCGTATCGGAGACGACCAGAAGGGAGTTGTCATTACAGGCGACCCCTTCGGGCTGCTTGATGCTCACACCCGCCGTGTCGGTCATCGCCGAGACAACATAGCGGAACTGGATCACTTCTGCCCCGAACGCCGCCGACGGCAGCGTCAGGACCATTATCAGGAACAGGCTTCTCATCATGGCGTCACCTCTTATACTGAGTATGGCACTGGACGCAGAGGTCCGTGGCCGTTGGATACCAGAGCATATGCTTGTTCTCGGTCCCGTGGGTCCCGTGACAGCTGACACAGGCAACAGAGCTGTTCCGGTTACGCGGATCGATGGCGCCTTCGCCCAGAGGATGGGTTGAATGCTGTGCATAGTTGTGGCAGCTCTTGCACAGGTCGATCGAGGATGCCTGCTCGAAGAGGAACACGTTGTTCGAGGCGTGGGGCGAATGGCACGCGGTGCACTGGCCCTCCTTGATCGGGGCGTGCTTTGTCTCGGAGCGCATCTGCCGCTCGATGGAATCGGCGTGGCACTGCCCGCAGACCGTGATCTGCGTGCTCTTGAGAAGCGATTTCGCCGTCGACGCGTGGGGGCTGTGGCAGTTGAGGCAGCCCGTTTTGTCCAGCAGCGGCCAGTGGACCCGGTTCTTGCTGAACATCTCGCTCAGCTGGGTGCTGTGGCAGGTGCGGCACAGCTCGAACCCCTGCCGTTTTGTCGCGAAGGGCGTGGGCGACGTCGGCTCTTCATGGCACTGGTTGCACATCTTGTTGGCCACCGGCCGGTGGACGTTCGTGAAGAGGATGCCGGCCCGGTCCGAGCCGTGCGGGTTGTGGCATGTCGTACACCGCCCTTTTGCCACGGGATAGTTCATGTGCTGCTTCTTGAAAATAGGCGCTTCCGACTTGTGGCAGCCCAGGCAGAGGGTGGGCACGGATTTCTTCAGCAGCGATGCCGCATCCGTGGACCCGTGGGGGTTGTGACAGTTCAGGCAGCCTCCCGTGACGGGGCTGTGCTTGAACTTCGCGCCCTGCACGGCGGTTCCCATCTCGCTGTGGCAACCGAAGCAGAGCGTGTTCCCCGACGCCACCAGGTTGAACTTGTTCTTGGACGCATGGGGATCATGGCAGGCGACGCAGTTGCCCTCGATGACGACCTTGTGGCCGCTGACCGCTGCCGCCGGAACGATGTTCTTATGACAGTTGAAGCAGACCCGGTTCACCTCCGCGTTCAGCATCTTGGGGTGGGAAGACGCATGGGGGCTGTGGCAGTCCGAGCAGTGCCCGGCCTTGACCGGCGTGTGGACATAGGGCAGCTTCAATTTGTCCTCAAAGGTCGTGTGACAGGTCAGGCAGATCTTACCCTGCCCACCGGGCTTCAGCCTGAACTTGTTCTGCTGCGCCTCCGCGAACGCGCTGGTGCAGCACATGCCCGCCGCGGCGACCGCCAGCAGGATCAGCCAGTTCCGCATGTATGTTCTGTTCATCGCTTTTCTCCTACGATATGGCATTCCTCGCACGACCGTGCGGCAAAGGGCGGATGGATGTTTTCCTTGAACAGCTTCGGGTCCTTCGAGGCATGCGGATCGTGACAGACCCGGCAGTCCATGTCGGACGAGCGGATGTTGATATGGTCCTTGGCAAAGTCCTTGCCGTCCAGCTCATGGCAATTGCCGCACAGGGCGGGAACGGCCTGGGTGTTCAGAGACGATTCCTTGGAGTAATGCGGCTGATGGCACTGCACGCAATCGCTGGCCGCCGGCGGATGGACCGTACTCTCTGCCATTCTCTTCTTCAGGTTCGCATGACAGTTCAGGCAAAGGTCCGAGCCCTCGACCAGGAGCAGCTTGGCAAGCTTCGACTTGTGGGGGCTGTGGCATTTTGTACACTCGCCGCCTGCGACGGGCGCGTGCTTGCTCTTCCCGGTTTCGAGCCCCGTCTTGATCGGCGTGTGGCACTGGAGGCAAAGGCTGTCCTGCCGGGCCTTGATCATGCCGGTGAGGTTGCTCGCATGCGGGTCATGGCAGAGAAGGCATTTCTGGTCCTTGAAGGGCTGATGGTTCGTGCCGCCGACCGCCTCCTTCATGAGGTCTGCGTGGCACTGGGAGCAGAGGGTCGGGCCCGCCGCCTTCAGGAGCCGTGCTTCGCTCGAGCCGTGGGGGCTGTGGCATGCCGTACAGTTCGCATCGGCCACCGGCTTGTGGATCGTCGCCTTCTGGAACGCCGTTTCCTGATCGGAATGGCAGGAATAGCAGACGGAGTCCATGCGTGTCCGGAGCATCCCGGCGAAATTCGTTCCGTGGGGGTCGTGGCAGGAAGTGCACATATTCTGGGCGAAGGGAGGATGGACGTCCTTTGCCTGCTTCATTTGTGCGGTCTTCGCATGGCAGGTGAAGCAGATGTCTCCCTCCTTTGCAAGCAGGAGTTTTTTGTTCTTTGCCGCATGGGGGGCGTGGCACGAGAGGCACCCGCTGCCCGAGGTCACCGCCGCATGGCCGTACGCCTTCTTTGCTTCCTTGTCGGGATGGCAGCTGAAGCAGAGCTTGTTGCCCTTCTCGACCACCAGTTTGGGACTTTCCGCGGAATGCGGATCGTGGCAGGAGAGGCACATGCCGTCCTTGAACGGCGGATGCTCGATCGTGCCCCCCGCCTTCAGGGCCGACGCGTCATGGCACTGGTAGCAGAGGTCCGCGCCCTGCTGCGTTGTGGCGAAGGGCGTGCCGCTTCCGGCGGGCTGATGGCAGGAATCGCAGCCTCCTGTTGCGACGGGGTTATGCACGCTGGTTTTCAGGAGCTTCTGTTCCGTCGACGCATGGGGGCTGTGGCACCGCGTGCACGCCTTGCCGTCCACGGGATAGCCGCCATGAGCCTTCTTGAATGCCGCCGCGCCGCCGCTGTGGCAGTCGAGGCAGAGGCCGGGTTCCGCCTTGGTCAGGAGGTTCTCCGTGTCCGAGCTGTGCGGCTGGTGGCAGACCCGGCAGCCCTCTTTCTTGAGGACCTGATGGACAACTTTCTTCTCGTAATTCTCCGGGGCATGGCACTGCGTGCAGATCGCCGCACCTTCTTTCGTGAGCAGCGCTTTCCCCTGGGACGCGTGGGGATTGTGGCAGCTCGTGCAGCTCGACGACTTGACGGCGGTGTGCACCTTCGCTTTGTTCAGCCCGAGCTTCTCCTTCGGATGGCAGGTATAGCAGAGTTCGTTTCCGGGCTTCTTCAGGATCAGCTTGGGGACCCTGCCGTGCCGCAGGTGGCAATCATCGCATTTCTTCTCCTTGACGATGGCGTGGACGTTCTTCATCCCCAGGTACTTGTCCGCGAATTTCTTGTGGCATTCCAGGCAGTCCTTTTTTTCGAACTTGAACTGGGAAAAGGCGGGTCCGGCCGTCGCGAGAAGGACGCCGCCCAGAAGG
This region of Nitrospirota bacterium genomic DNA includes:
- a CDS encoding tetratricopeptide repeat protein, which encodes MRRNFLTHQVTVIVLILLVGLLAYANSFTVPFQFDDDSYIVNNPAIRSFHFIFHPAAVDSLFERSPTALPIALRYAFTTRIVGYLSFAVNYQLHGLHVVGYHVVNLMIHIACAVLVYLIIAATFNTPFFAAWGPRDDEALRGLMAAAPALLFVSHPLQTQAVTYLTQRFTSLAACFFLLSLLLYIKARTGLPGSRRFGAYAGSLLAAVAAMLTKEFTVTLPVVIALYELSFLDGKARDRVKVLAPFAVTLAIIPALVFFKQGSLSALDSTMRTFTAADVTNISRTDYLLTQFRVIMLYLRLLFVPAGQNVDHDVPVYHSLFALPVLASFLALLALFLLGAFLYALSRRNRAYPELRFAAFGIAWFFITLSVESSVIPLGELVAEYRLYLPSVGMLAAVVSLASFAARRYSRVKAFSPVVLRVLLAACVAVFSTATFQRNLVWASETALWEDAARKSPGRVRPHQNLGLYYESEGRLEDAERELRAALLLAPDNFELHNNLGVVYKKRGAYEPAAQEYRTVLELAPGDVMARYNLGNLYLEQGRTTDAVREYEITVGLIPDYDEAHNNLGIAYQRAGRTAEAVREFDRALQLNPNNEHARMNREACLGKAAPAATGRKKEAPGPARAAGGR
- a CDS encoding glycosyltransferase family 2 protein; amino-acid sequence: MKLSVVIPVYNEKTTIEQLVDRVKAVKVPKEIIIVDDCSCDGTREIIRGLADDMVSVVLHQRNMGKGAALRTGLRHATGDIVVIQDADLEYDPGQYPKLIQPILEGKADVVFGSRFVTGDYRRVLFFWHMVGNKFLTLLSNMLSNMTLTDMETCYKAFKREIFDKISIEENRFGFEPEITAKIAKLKLRVYETGISYAGRTYAEGKKISWKDGFSALRCIIKYNLLR
- a CDS encoding NHL repeat-containing protein; this encodes MMRSLFLIMVLTLPSAAFGAEVIQFRYVVSAMTDTAGVSIKQPEGVACNDNSLLVVSDTARGRLQPFTVQEGSLKPGAEIKVPYPLHVRLNSKGDLFVLDGKQRKILHFGPQGEPKGDVQPQGIPAPAAWIPKNFAVGPDDSLAILDIFSARVVVVDAEGKFQRQLPLPAKHGFFSDVAVDPQGTIFVLDSVAAVVYAAGPNDKEYAPLTKGLHDYVAFPTSIAADKRFLYVVDQNSGSVLVLGKDGAIKGRKLRMGWKEGELRYPADICINGKGEVFIADRGNNRVGIYALETEHK
- a CDS encoding cytochrome c3 family protein, which gives rise to MNRTYMRNWLILLAVAAAGMCCTSAFAEAQQNKFRLKPGGQGKICLTCHTTFEDKLKLPYVHTPVKAGHCSDCHSPHASSHPKMLNAEVNRVCFNCHKNIVPAAAVSGHKVVIEGNCVACHDPHASKNKFNLVASGNTLCFGCHSEMGTAVQGAKFKHSPVTGGCLNCHNPHGSTDAASLLKKSVPTLCLGCHKSEAPIFKKQHMNYPVAKGRCTTCHNPHGSDRAGILFTNVHRPVANKMCNQCHEEPTSPTPFATKRQGFELCRTCHSTQLSEMFSKNRVHWPLLDKTGCLNCHSPHASTAKSLLKSTQITVCGQCHADSIERQMRSETKHAPIKEGQCTACHSPHASNNVFLFEQASSIDLCKSCHNYAQHSTHPLGEGAIDPRNRNSSVACVSCHGTHGTENKHMLWYPTATDLCVQCHTQYKR
- a CDS encoding cytochrome c3 family protein, encoding METKQSVRKTFLTALFLLGGVLLATAGPAFSQFKFEKKDCLECHKKFADKYLGMKNVHAIVKEKKCDDCHLRHGRVPKLILKKPGNELCYTCHPKEKLGLNKAKVHTAVKSSSCTSCHNPHASQGKALLTKEGAAICTQCHAPENYEKKVVHQVLKKEGCRVCHQPHSSDTENLLTKAEPGLCLDCHSGGAAAFKKAHGGYPVDGKACTRCHSPHASTEQKLLKTSVHNPVATGGCDSCHQPAGSGTPFATTQQGADLCYQCHDASALKAGGTIEHPPFKDGMCLSCHDPHSAESPKLVVEKGNKLCFSCHPDKEAKKAYGHAAVTSGSGCLSCHAPHAAKNKKLLLAKEGDICFTCHAKTAQMKQAKDVHPPFAQNMCTSCHDPHGTNFAGMLRTRMDSVCYSCHSDQETAFQKATIHKPVADANCTACHSPHGSSEARLLKAAGPTLCSQCHADLMKEAVGGTNHQPFKDQKCLLCHDPHASNLTGMIKARQDSLCLQCHTPIKTGLETGKSKHAPVAGGECTKCHSPHKSKLAKLLLVEGSDLCLNCHANLKKRMAESTVHPPAASDCVQCHQPHYSKESSLNTQAVPALCGNCHELDGKDFAKDHINIRSSDMDCRVCHDPHASKDPKLFKENIHPPFAARSCEECHIVGEKR